The DNA region TGGCCATTGGTCGAAGCAAAAGTGGGTTTTCTCAAGAAGTTCTTGAGAGCTTCATGTTTAATTTAGAAGAGGTAGAGCGTGCAACTCAGTGCTTCTCGGAGATGAATTTGTTGGGGAAGAGTAATTTCTCAGCTATCTACAAAGGCATCCTGAGAGATGGGTCAGTTGTTGCTATAAAGTGCATCACCAAAACAAGTTGCAAGTCTGATGAAGCTGATTTTTTGAAGGGGTTGAAGATATTGACCTCATTGAAACATGAAAATCTGGTGAGATTGAGAGGTTTTTGCTGCTCAAAGGGAAGAGGGGAGTGTTTCCTCATCTATGATTTTGTCCCAAATGGAAACCTGGTGCAGTATCTTGATGTAAAGGATGGCAGTGGGAAGGTTCTTGAATGGTCGACAAGAATTTCAATCATAAATGGCATTGCTAAAGGTCAGTGTATCTTCTTGCTCGTAGAAGTTGCAGtagctgtttttctttttacctgTTTCCTTCATTTTATCTCGATGTTAGCTTGACTTGTTCCTGCTAAAGTTTTAGAAATGGTTATTACTAGTGCCTTTCCAAATATGTTATGGTGTGTGAGGGTTTTTTGGTGGGTTTGGACTTTTGAACTAACCATATGATTGACATAGATTTTATAGTTTGTGATCTATTAAAGATAGATTGCAAATCTTATTGAGACAAATGCGCAAGTCgcactaggttttttttataatcttcttGATCCATTTAACGATTGTTTTAGTGGCCATTCCAAATGATATTTGCGTGAAGTTGCATGACACCTGTGCAGTAGTGAGCACATAATGCGAACACCTCTGGGCCTATACTGAAGCTTTGTTCCTTCCTATCCAGGTATTGCACACTTACATGGAAGTAAAGGAAATAAACATGCTCTAGTTCATCAAAATTTATCAGCTGAGAAAGTGTTCATCGATAGATGGTATAATCCCATGCTCTCGGATTCAGGCCTGCACAAACTCCTTGCAGATGACGTCGTCTTTTCCATGCTCAAAGCCAGTGCTGCCATGGGATATTTGGCTCCTGAATACACATCCACTGGTCGTTTCACTGAAAAGAGCGATGTTTATGCGTTTGGCATTATTGTACTTCAAATCCTCTGTGGAAAACGGAACATCACCCAATTGACTCACCATGCAGCTGAGTCAAGCAAGTTTGAAGATTTTATTGATGCAAATCTCGAAGGAAACTTCTCAGAATCAGAGGCAGCCAAGCTTGGAAGAATAGCTCATTGTTGCACTAATGAATCTCCTAATCACAGGCCAACAATGGAAAATGTGATGCATGAACTTAGTATGGTCGCTGATTagcttatttgaaattatggtCTTTTTGCCTCAATTTCCAAACAATAGGGAAGTTCTAGATCCGCCACTAACCACTACCTGATGTTGAACCTCCTTTACTAATGTCTAACTGCACTGTCCTCTCTTGAGGACACGAGATCTTGTGAACGTGGTGTAACTCTGTGGCCAATGAGCCGATTGTAATATCTTAGTGAGTTGTATTAAATGGATTTAGTCATGGAAGAAGTCCGTATCTGTTTCTCAACAAGCAAGACTAGGTTTATTTTAGTTGCATTCAAAGTTTTTGCAGGTTTACGTTACTCAATGTTTAGTGCACGCGAAACccttacatgtttttatatttgccCTCATTTTCTAGGGGTTCTCTCCCTCCGTTCCAGGAATCAATCTCCACCGGCGGCATAAAAGTAAATGACCTTGCCTCTCCACTTCACCATCAGCAAGGTGCTATCGTTTTCCACAAAATGCAACAGTTGCGGCTCTCAAAAGACTTTCACTTTCCAGCTTGTTCCGGAACCCAACATGTGATTCCACGGAAAATATTGCAGAATCAGAAATGGCCCACCAATAAATGGACAAAATGGTGCTTCAAAGTAGAAAGAGGAGACAGCAATGTTAACAAAAATGgtgtttttgaattgaattcatGTATTTGTACTACAGATTTTCAGTATCTCATAACAACAAAGGGTCATGATAGACTTGGATAGACTTTAGTCTACTTTTACCTGGATCTGACGTGACCATAAAAAAGGCTATCGAAACAGAACGATTGGTTTTATTGCTTTTTGCCATGGATACCTGTGAATATTTCTTGTCCTCTTAATTTTTGTCCTTTCCGTTTTCTTAATCCTTTCCCATGGTTACAGTGCCGTTTAAAAATAGTAGGAAATATATTGGCTGCTCTGGCTCTGGCTCTGGCTCTGGCTAGTCCTCCACCCAATGCTTTtctgcttttcatttttgggaACGCGGGTTGTACTGTTTCTCAAACTGACACGAACGAAAACAGACACCAACTATGGTCCATGTGATTCTTATTTGAtcaatcttttccttttcctattACTTGTCCTTCTTGTTTATCAAGGGCCACAGCTGTGATTTTGAAGTGTGTGCAAAAACTTGTACCCATCATTACACCAAGCCAGGGACCACATAAACACCACGTTTTCTCTCTTGAAGCTCAGTTAAGCTCGATCAAAACGACCAAGTACGCTTTGCTTTAGGGAAGGTTTGATTCCTAATTAGTCAATTGCCTGGTTTGAGGTTTCTAGGTGTGTCCTGTGAGAAATCGAGCTTCAAAGAGTCAAAACAACTTGATTCGGCTTTGCTTGTTTAATTAGGGGCCATGGATCTTCAAAAACACTTAACTCATTAAGCGAGTATACTGCGACTGCAATAATATTCACGAGTTCTATTactagaaatttatattttatatgattattaattttaaaatttataaaattaattaaaatatacacaaGTTAAtctaaacatatatattaattaaataataaaaaaaaaaacatcctgaACTTGGAGGTTCATTTTCTTAAACTCGAAGACAACTTGGAGCTGCTTCATAGCGCGAGGACTAGCAAAGTATAGTTACAGAAGCCCGACCATAATGAAACATGATTTTGAATAAATGCACGAtcgtaaaataaatattgtggttTAGGGAGCTAGCCAGGCAGAATTTGTCCAAGGTATGCACAAGAACATAAACATGTTTGGTGATCAAACTAGTGTACAACAGAGTTACATTTTGACATTTTTACAATAGCTATGCTATGAATCGGTCATTGATAGACTATCCAATATGGAATAGATCCCTGTAACTTGAGGATGGGATTTATCTTGCACAAAAAATGCATGAACATGTCCCCCCAGTTCAATCCAACTGCAGCCAGGAACTTTCTTcaggtttttttccttcatcaTTGCCCTAACCTTGCGGACATCGTTCCATTTACCAAGACCAGCATACATATTTGATGCAAGCACATAAGAACTAGGGCTTGGAGAATCTAGCCTCATTAGATTCTCAGCTACAGGCTGTCCGACATTAAAGCTTTCATGCGTTTTACAAGCACTAAGCAAACTCCTCCAAATCACATCATTCGGTTCAACAGGCATTTCCTCTACAAATTTTTTGGCTTCTTCTATGTGCCCTGCTCGGCCAAGAATGTCAACCATGCATCCATAGTGTTGCAGTTTTGGCTCCACCTTGTGAACTCTTCTCATAAGCTCAAAACAAATCATACCTTCTTTCACCAAGCCAGCATGCCCACAAGCATTTAACAATCCGATGAACGTTATATCATCTGGTTCAACTCGCATCCTCTCCATCTCCATTAGAAAATCAAGAGCCAATTCACCCAGGCCATGAATGGCCAACCCTCCAATAATAGCATTCCAGTGATCaacacttttttcttttatgttttcaaataccATCATGGCGTTCTCTATACTGCCACACTTGGAATACATGTCAATGAGGGCAACGCCAAGTCTCCCATCCAAAGAAAACCCAATTTCCTCTATAAAGCAATGTATTGCTACCCCTTTGTCAATATGTCCTAATTGAGCAATTGCTGAAAGAGCAATCAACAGTGTAGCATTATCAAGCAAAAAATTACCATCACTTTGCATACCATAAAAGATACCCAAAGCTTCCATACAATATCCATTTTGTACATAACCACCCATCATGGCATTGCATGCGACGACATCTCTTTCgggcatttcatcaaacaaacaTCTAGCAATATCAACCCTTCCGTTCTTGGCATACCCATCAATCATACTAGCCCAACTAACAATATCCCGGTTAGGCATCCTATCAAACAAACCCTGAGCATCTTCCATCCTCCCACATTTCACACAACCATCAATCATCGAATTCCAGGAAATCAAATCCCTCTCAGGCATTTTCTCAAACAGCTGCCAAGCAACCAAAATTCCATCTTCAGATTGCGCATATCCACGTATCAACGAATTCCAagaaatcaagttcctttcctCCAATGGAATACAATCAAACACCACACGTGCCAAGTCAATTCTCCCACCTTTAACATATCCATCAATCATCGAATTGTACGAAACTGAGTCCCTTTTTGGCATTCTATCAAACACTTGGCGGGCACGTACAAGACACCCGCATTTTACATAGAaagaaatcaaacaattttgcaaaaacaaatcaGAGCCAAattccaatttcttcaaaagCCCATGAATCTGCATTCCTTCCTTAACCAGACCCACTCGGGAGCACGCTTTCAAAACCAGAGACAACGTGAACTTATCAGCAAAAGCCCCGTTCTCAAGCATTAAGGAAACAAGCCACAAAGCCTCTTTCGGGTCATGCCCATGAGAGTATGTTTTGATTATAGCATTCCAAAGAAAAGggtctttctcttcttcttctttttcatcgaATTCAAAAGCGTGATGTCTAAAGAAAATGAAGCGAGCGAATTCAATGAGAGGTGCGTGTAGTGAAGTGGAAAATGAAAGTATGATTTTGGTGGTTAGAAATGTGTTCTTGATAAACCCAGTTGTTAGCAGTCTTGCATGGATTTGATTTATGTCGCTTAATCTCTTGCATTTCTTGAGGAGAACTAAAGTTGGGATTGCCGAATTCCATGGTTGCTGGTTTAAATTTGCTGAAAGAAGCATTAAAATAAAGTATTCCTCAATCTGTGATTCAATCTTTGAGAGCTGAAACTGCAGACCACCCACGGGACCTCATATCCCGTGTTAAGCAGATGATTTTTCATTGGATAAATTACACTTTGATACACCGTCTTTTCTCCGTCTCTCGTATTTTCGTTTTGATACATGATCTTTTGAGGGTTCCAATCaagtatttaattgaaaacatattttgaatccttttgttttcaatgacATGGTTGTTGATTTTTCACCGATTAGCTTcaaatttggattatttttttgaaggaaaAGTTACATCCAAAAATAATGTTGcatttaataaatgaaaatattttaaatcaaatcaaatccaaTCCTGTTGTTTTAGCTTGATGATGCAATATTAAAGAAGctttccttgtgttttttttattagaaaccATTTCATTATAtcttcattgtttttcaatgttGTTGATCTCATGTACTTTTAAGCAGTGTTTTGCattgtgttttgaaattatttctaaaaaggttaattttttaaaaaaattaatatattttttatgttttgaaattaaaaatactttaaaaatcaactattattatattcttaaacatCCTATTAATTTTGTTAGCTTTAAATATATTATGGCAAGTGATTTATTGATTATTAAGatttttgatttgataatttttattaagttaaaataaaaaatttcaaaaaccataCTAAACATTACCTAGAATCATATCTAATGTTGATCCTGTTGTTTTAGCTTGATGATGCAATATTAAAGAAGctttccttgtgttttttttattagaaaccATTTCATTAtatcttcattgttttttaatgttgttgatcTCATGTACTTTTAAGCAGTGTTTTGCattgtgttttgaaattattttttaaaaattaaagctttaaattaatatatgttttatgttttggaattaaaaatagtttaaaaaataactattatcataTTCTCAAATATCCTATTAATCTTGTTAGCTTCAAATATATTATGGCAAGTGATTCATTGATTATTAAGatttttgatttgataatttttattaagttaaaataaaaaaaaaattacaaaaaccatACTAAACATTACCTAGAATCATATCTAATGTATTTGGACCGCaaccatataattttttttttaaagttaatatggGTATTCGGGTCAGTCTGCGTATGTCTTGAATAATCTTGCGAGCCATTaagttaacaactatataaatcTCTAATAATCCTGAAATTTATAGAATTCAAACTAattacttttatataaaaaaaaaaacttagaaactACCCAGTTAAGTTAAACCTTGAAGATTCCATAATTCCATAATTACATAATTGAATTAATGGGAGATAGTCCCTGCTTTTTACTTTAGTCAGCACTCACGTATTTGGCAATGTAATGATACATTTAGTGCCTGTATTTGCATGAATCATCTAATTAAGTCTCtttactttatttcttttgtctgggtgtgtgtttttttcatcttttcttcaattgagtctcttttttttttcctatttaaataTCTATACttccatattttttcaattaagtgtctcttctcaaatttattaaattatcgaTGATGTGTCCATTAAATAAAACCACCATTCATAAATTGAGAAAAAgccaagaaatcaaaatcaaaatcttaaaataaaaggaaaataacaattaaatagtGAAGATGTAAATTATGTATATAGGAGGAAAATTCTCCATGGTTATGTAGAAACCTTAAAGAACTATAGCCCAACAGTAACAataaaccccccccccccaaaagaACACGTATCCGTTTAACAAACATATACATAATTTAAAGGAGACACTTGGTGTAAACCATCTCTCTTTTCTAGATAAAGttgatttctttaatttggcATTTTCTCTGCCAATTTAAGTCTGGTTCTGCTCTGTTTGTGTCCAATTGCAAATttagaagaatatatatattgtatggaAAGTGAGGAGAGGGATTTTAGGTTTTTCATGGAGCCAAGAGTGAAGTTAGGGATTGATGAAGAAATTGATATTTCAAAAGGAAAAGTTGCTTTGGTTCCTGGAAGAAAGTAATATCTAAATTGAAGAACGCTGGATTCATAAACTAAAATCACACAAAATCATACCCAAAACACTTGAAATTATACAAGAGGGAGAGATTCTAGCAATATGAGATCACTTAGCTTCCGCTAACAAACCATGTTTGAATTCAACAATGTACATCACGAGAAAAgagaaattgattaaaaaaattaacttgatttcgATTTTGATTTGGGTTGTATTATTAGAACAAGAGAAATAATATTGTCAGAAGTTTGATTTGCTTgtaaattatcataatttaattattcaatttgaaataatataaaatatcattttcaaaagaatgaagatgaaaaataagtaattacaaaaaatatttttataatatattattcctaataataataataataaaataataataatatatcattattAGTTGTACTTTATATAAATACACcactattaaatataaataaataaaaagattaaattttttttttattaacatagatatttatatcaatttgtGCGTATCTCGACTAAATCTTACGGGATTTTAAAGTTAACGATCTATGTAAACCTCCAGTGACCCTTTGAAGATTTGTGAgactcaaataaataatttttagaaaaatctaaaatctgaTAAGTTAGCTACACtcctcaaaattaaaaaaaaatcaatattataccAGTAAAAAGAGATCATATGGTTACAAAAACCGATAATATCAATCCCTCTTATCTCTTGTACAAATGAAGAAGCCAATGCAATGATCGGCGTTTCAAGTGGACTTGAAAACATCTCACAACAAAGAACTCAAAGCATCTTGGCTCATCTACAACTTGCGTATCGTAACTAAAtacgaagaagaaaaatctttccaaatgtttttttaaaacgtGTTCGAGGTTATCTCTCTCACTTGATGTCATGAATTTAGTTTCCTacctctttttaatttttttaacgcgAAAAATAAGTTGAGGTGACCTTCCTTAAAGGGATATTGTCCGATTTATATCTCTTTCAGACAAGTTGGCATGATAAAGTAAGCTCGgtattacatatatatatatatatatatatatatatatatatatgaaaatgttGCCTTTATATAAAATCTGTTGATTCAGCACATAGATTTAGGCAGAATAGTTTAAAATCAGCCTATAAACATGACGTTGATGCTTATGAAGAtggtatttatttaatgatcaTTTATTGTATCCACTATCAAGTCCTCTTGTGAAATACTGCACTCATAATTTTATACAGATTTTAATTCCAGGCTTTTCACCCGATCATCATTACTTAACCGTGGATTAACGTGATCTAACGATCGAAACAATTGAggtgtttctttgttttattattttattgaacaaaaaataaaaaatgtaggGGTgtaattattacaatatttgACCATCAATCATTTTTATCAAGTTCGGTTGCTCGAATTTCAGACGCCCCCGTTTAACAAGAGGCCTCTTGTTAGGCCTCCTCACCTGGGAGTTTGTGTAGTATTTGTTTCGGAGTatcctaatttttatttttaaatattttttcaaaatatattataatatttatttaatttttacatcaacacattaaaattattataaaatatttaaatgcacaaattcaaatataaacaCTAACATAATTTTTCTGTTGGTATATTGAAGTGATATTTACTAACCGGTTTTTTCCATCcctaaatccatcggtaaacaCCGATAAAAATATTCTCACGTACGATATATATTGAGAGAATctcaatagaaaacaaaaggaataaaaaaaccaaacagtgCGATGAcataatcaatgaaaaaaaatatattttttaaattattaataacaagGTTACTAACGAACTTATTCCATCAGTATATTCCAAGAAGTTAAAAGGGAATTACAACAAATATTAATGTTACCATTAACTCACCGATGAAATCAATTTGTCCATATATTtcaaagaattgaaaaagaattattacAAATACTACTGCAACTCACCGACAGAATTACAAACAGTTATCTTGTCAGCGATATGCTAAATAATATTGAAAGAATTACCGACAAAATgaagctattatttttttttggcatgtatGTTCCATATATAAAGCTATCGGTAAAGTTATTAATGATGAACTTATCGATAAACCAGAAATCAacaacacatgtttttttaatagatgtTTTTTGTTCATGATCTTGTCggtaaaataatcataaatgaattattaatatgaatactaacaaaaattttcattgataaaactattaaatctaaTAGTAAACACACTTATAAAGGGAATCCAACCACAATGCAAAAAGCAATCCCAAGCATGCTTCCAGGTCTGGGAAAGAGCTCCATTTAGACACACCATCATCTTGTACTATTTTATTATGAAGTAATTTAGGATCTTCCATTAGCATATAGCTGAGACTTTCTTTTCTTAATAACTTGGTGTGTTTTGACTTCAAAAGTTGAATTGTATTTTTCTACTACTAGTAGATAGACATTGTCTTAGAGAATACATATACTTAATTATCAGTCCAGCATGGACCACGTAAGGCTTGTCCCTTCGGagcataaaaacaataattttcgATTAGCAAAGTTCTAATTAGATATTAATACCTACCATGGCGGTCGGTTTTATTGTATGGGATATGACCtttctcaattaattatttaaatagtaGTTTAAATTAACTAGTTAAAGTGTCGTACAAATCCTGTCCAGTACAATGTACGGCTGCATGATCTGTTGCTCGTCATGAGGCTGCGGCCATGTGATGACTTCGATTTTATATAATCTTTGAGCATCTTGATAATATAATCATTCCATGCTAGCCCATTGTTAAATTATCctccattttcttgatttttccatTGAACTTCTACATTAGACTTAAGTGCAATTGGGTTTAGATTAAGATAAATAACGTGGATCACTACTAATCCAACGAAGACTACACCCGGACCCGTTGACGAAGTCCAAACAACAAGACTGCGAAGTTGGCATTTCCCCTCCTTGATAACTGAAAATGTTTCCAAATTCAGACCACAGCACCGAGAATCGAGGGCTCAAAGTTGATGcgattatatttgattaatacaTACTTAATTAGTCTTGAATCTCGCTAAACACCTTTAACCGCATTTGTCTTGCAATTGCTTTTTCGCTTATAGTACAACGAAGATAGTAAAGTTTCTAGTAATAAAccaaataatgttttgttttgtagtgCAGGGCTCAAGTTTGAAATGTAAATTTTgtgaagtttttatattttctttaacagagttttataaaactctattaatttttatgttttaaaaatatttttgaaaatattttattttatttttatttactttaaatcaatattttttttgtgttttcaaattattttgatgcattgatttcaaaaataatttttaaaaaataaaaaaaatattttaatgtattttcaagtaaaaaacactttgaaaaacaaccacaatcacacttcaaaacataattactaaacattttatgtatattttttgcTACACATAAatcttaatcataatttttaccaaacatgtaTCTAAATCTAACTAATCACacctaaaaatacttttttaaaacttactttttaaaaccacaaccataaaAATTACCCAAACTAATCTTAGAGCTCTATGGCGGCCTCATCTTTGGCACGAACTTATGGTCCTCCAATAAATTTGAGGTGATTGCTGATCGCAATTAAGACATCAACAAAAGTAATTGCAACTTAAACAAGTTGcagtaaacaaattaaaattgtcAATTTGAAACGAAATGAAACATTATTCTGAACAGCGACCATCTTATAGTCGCTTCTTCTTATCAAAATGTTCTGTTGCTTCACTGACAAAAGCACTGCAACTTGCGgcgttgatatatttttttttaagacctAGAAGACATGGTTAGCAGGAGAATTTTGCCATCATTTTGATAGCTCCATATATCGCAGACGTCTTGATCATACTATTGTATTGTCCATCTCTTTCGTAGTTCGGTCTATCTGTAGCAACTTTGAGAGACAGATACCCTTTGGCCTCTCTTTTTttacaaatcataaaataaaaggtaattaAATGCTAGCcagaaattgaaattttgattcTCTAGCtagcataaaaagaaaaatgtgatTTAGAATTGGTCGACGGATTCAAAAGTTAAGACTGATCTGCTAATCATGGCTTCAAATGGTTCAAAGATGTGAAATTGGAGAGTTGCTTTCCCTCTTTCTGCCCACGAGTTATTCCCTGACTCCATTGAATATCCAGAGATAATTAATATGGTAAATTaacttttgtatttttctagaaaaacattaaagaaattaaCAACATGACGACAGATAAGAGACAAATTAAGAAAGTGACAAAGATTAAAGTTGACTATAGCATTAGATTGCCAAAATAACCAATGTAAGCCTCTGATTTAACAAATCAGAAACTAACTAGttggttcatatatatattcctgAACACGATTTACAAatgtatgattatttttaagagataaaTTAGAATTGATAAACTAGAAATCTTCAGTGGATCGTATActtatatatagattaaaaaatataagtggtacaactcaaattaaaaatgttCTCTTTCTCTagttaacttattattatttagctATTATCTAGTTAACTTACATTAAACTAAGAAATTAATAACCGGAGATAAAGTTATATATTAACAACAAGATGAATTATAGTAGACAGCAATTTAATCAGTTTCagttaaatgttttttgagctgtttttagagtgtgtttgtttcCGTGATTGCTTCTGCATTTGAAGCGAATTACCACGGAAACAAATCAttatggtaaaataaaaaaactgttaTTTACTGTACGTAGGACCCACCATAATTAATGTTTGAAACGCCGGTTTGCCGAAAGCAACATTTATCTGCTTTTTTCTTAACGTAGGtgcagagtgaattaattcacccCAACTGTTCACTTCAAGAAAAGTGATGTAGCAGCTGCATTAGTTGCCTGGACTATTAGTGATGCTTCTTCTAAAGAATATTCCCAACTTTCAGTGgtgaaaaaaagatttgaaacatGGAAGAACAAATATTGAAGTTAACAGTGccagtgaattaattttttggtgttGTTCATGTGAACAATGTTTTTATTGTGTATTAGACCGTCggtccagtaaaaaaaaattatttttttaatattatgttttacttaaaaaaatattgtttaatattattcaataacactacataaatttaaaatagatcGTATAATGACATagtatttgtagaatttgatcgcaattttaattttatttttaataatattttacctgattttgttaGATGCTCAAAAAGTCATAAAAATTGTAGTTCTTATTGGATGAATTTCATACGtgataaaattatagataagttaatggaataataaataaaaaatatttgatataaaatattatttattttatgatgtaataagagtaattaattctacaatatttaaatttaaaattcattaatattaatatatatattttaaaattattttataacttcaatttcaaaagcattcttaaccaaacacattaaactactttttcttcaacctcaatttcaacaacaattttaaccaaacacctattttttcaaaccaacctcaattaaaagtactttttataaaacaaattttttcaaaccacaaccacaatagctaccgcaataccaaacacactcttagtcCACATGATTCCTTCTGAGACGCAAGCTCCTGTTCATAACAACGAGACAAATGCGGGAGCCAAGACACGTTCAAGAACCATCAATTGCCACCATCATTTGGTGTGACCAGGCACGATGATCTAATCGGGAAAGTTATTAGTTTTTATGGCACAAAGGAACCCACAAACAAGGGCGGagctagaaatattttttaggaaggatctgaattaatataataagatataatatttgttttaatttattgtacatgAGTTATAAATCAGAACttatataatttagtttaatttatttaaataatttactacaaatatataatgatcTTTGTATAAGGTAAAAGGTTTGGAGAAATACTAAATTAAGTCAaagcaattaatttaatttcatcttcatagtTCATTCATTACTTTAATGTTGTTGGTAATTATacctattaaatataaatatacaaagtatataagaaacattatttaaagtgaagcattatttatgtttgataaactttgaaataaaaaataataataaaaaatgattcttatatatttattttaattatgcttgttgttctttcataaaataaaaatcatcgattatcttatcaattcttctt from Populus alba chromosome 14, ASM523922v2, whole genome shotgun sequence includes:
- the LOC118041312 gene encoding probable serine/threonine-protein kinase PBL28 isoform X2; the protein is MLNLGSLFQQIVISCITVVACRKTSILQLCYNKLTGSIPTQLGSLEKLSVLALQYNQLTGAIPASLGDLELLSRLDLSFNGLFGPIPVKLAKAPLLHTLDIRNNSLSGNIPPALKRLTTGFQYGNNPDLCGVGFSNIETCATSDPNRPEPSEPDVTTEKDIPESANPSNCSKSDCSNLSKTPRYGIIFGVIGVFIAMSVTGLLMFSWHRRRKQKIGSALDTFDGRLSTDQAKEVSRRSASPLISLEYPNGWDPLAIGRSKSGFSQEVLESFMFNLEEVERATQCFSEMNLLGKSNFSAIYKGILRDGSVVAIKCITKTSCKSDEADFLKGLKILTSLKHENLVRLRGFCCSKGRGECFLIYDFVPNGNLVQYLDVKDGSGKVLEWSTRISIINGIAKGIAHLHGSKGNKHALVHQNLSAEKVFIDRWYNPMLSDSGLHKLLADDVVFSMLKASAAMGYLAPEYTSTGRFTEKSDVYAFGIIVLQILCGKRNITQLTHHAAESSKFEDFIDANLEGNFSESEAAKLGRIAHCCTNESPNHRPTMENVMHELSMVAD
- the LOC118041310 gene encoding pentatricopeptide repeat-containing protein At2g45350, chloroplastic — its product is MLLSANLNQQPWNSAIPTLVLLKKCKRLSDINQIHARLLTTGFIKNTFLTTKIILSFSTSLHAPLIEFARFIFFRHHAFEFDEKEEEEKDPFLWNAIIKTYSHGHDPKEALWLVSLMLENGAFADKFTLSLVLKACSRVGLVKEGMQIHGLLKKLEFGSDLFLQNCLISFYVKCGCLVRARQVFDRMPKRDSVSYNSMIDGYVKGGRIDLARVVFDCIPLEERNLISWNSLIRGYAQSEDGILVAWQLFEKMPERDLISWNSMIDGCVKCGRMEDAQGLFDRMPNRDIVSWASMIDGYAKNGRVDIARCLFDEMPERDVVACNAMMGGYVQNGYCMEALGIFYGMQSDGNFLLDNATLLIALSAIAQLGHIDKGVAIHCFIEEIGFSLDGRLGVALIDMYSKCGSIENAMMVFENIKEKSVDHWNAIIGGLAIHGLGELALDFLMEMERMRVEPDDITFIGLLNACGHAGLVKEGMICFELMRRVHKVEPKLQHYGCMVDILGRAGHIEEAKKFVEEMPVEPNDVIWRSLLSACKTHESFNVGQPVAENLMRLDSPSPSSYVLASNMYAGLGKWNDVRKVRAMMKEKNLKKVPGCSWIELGGHVHAFFVQDKSHPQVTGIYSILDSLSMTDS